A stretch of the Streptomyces sp. NBC_00078 genome encodes the following:
- a CDS encoding SDR family NAD(P)-dependent oxidoreductase encodes MGKLDGRVVIVTGAARGQGEQEARLFRAEGAEVVVADVLDEQGEALARDIGGRYVHLDVGEEAQWRSAVSTVKNACGRIDGLVNNAGILRFNSLLDTPLDEFMQVVRVNQVGCFLGIKTVAPVMEDGGTIVNTASYTAVTGMAAVGTYTATKHAILGLTRVAALELADRHIRVNAMCPGAIDTAMSNPARLDPAADAEETGRALDELYRKLVPLGRIGRPEEVARLALFLTCDDSSYITGQPFVIDGGWLAGVSVF; translated from the coding sequence ATGGGCAAGCTCGACGGACGCGTAGTCATCGTCACCGGCGCGGCGCGCGGGCAGGGCGAGCAGGAGGCCCGCCTGTTCAGGGCGGAGGGGGCCGAGGTCGTGGTCGCCGACGTCCTCGACGAGCAGGGCGAGGCCCTGGCGCGGGACATCGGCGGCCGGTACGTCCACCTGGACGTGGGCGAGGAGGCCCAGTGGCGGTCCGCCGTGAGCACGGTCAAGAACGCCTGCGGCCGCATCGACGGACTGGTCAACAACGCCGGCATCCTGCGCTTCAACTCCCTCCTCGACACACCCCTCGACGAGTTCATGCAGGTCGTGCGGGTCAACCAGGTCGGCTGCTTCCTCGGCATCAAGACCGTCGCGCCGGTGATGGAGGACGGCGGCACGATCGTCAACACCGCCTCCTACACGGCCGTGACGGGCATGGCGGCCGTCGGTACGTACACCGCCACCAAGCACGCCATCCTCGGCCTCACCCGCGTCGCCGCCCTGGAACTCGCGGACCGGCACATACGGGTCAACGCCATGTGCCCCGGGGCCATCGACACCGCGATGTCCAACCCGGCCCGACTGGACCCGGCCGCGGACGCGGAGGAGACGGGCCGGGCCCTGGACGAGCTGTACCGCAAGCTCGTGCCGCTCGGGCGGATCGGGAGGCCCGAGGAGGTGGCCCGCCTCGCGCTGTTCCTGACCTGTGACGACTCCTCGTACATCACGGGGCAGCCGTTCGTGATCGACGGGGGATGGCTGGCCGGGGTGTCGGTCTTCTGA
- a CDS encoding amidohydrolase family protein yields the protein MLDHVIRGATVVDGTGAPAYTADVGIREGRIAVIGAVTEESRTSEEASGLVLAPGFVDPHTHYDAQLFWDPYATPSLNHGVTTVAAGNCGFTLAPLNPDRPDDADYTRRMMSKVEGMSLVALEEGAPWSWNGFGEYLDALEGRIAVNAGFMVGHCALRRYVMGPDAVGGQPTDEQLDAMLRLFHEAMDAGAWGFSTTQSSTHSDGDGQPVASRHAEPAELLALSRAVGEHEGTQIEAIVAGCLDQFSDAEIDLLAEMSAAAGRPLNWNVLTIDAAVPERVPRQLLASEQARKAGGRVVALTMPILTPMNMSLGTFCALNLIPGWGPILGLPVPERIARLRDADVRAGMLRRAQSKEAGVFRRLANFGRYVIGDTYSEANRGLSGRVVRDIAEERGLEPFQCLVEICAADDLRTVLWPMPTDNDPASWALRAETWQHEDVLLGGSDAGAHLDRMCGAPYTTRFLGDCLRRRKLVGLEQAVKMLTDDPARLFGLRERGRVEEGFHADLVLFDPERIDAGQATLVHDLPGDSPRLDARAIGIRAVWVNGVEAIRDDVVSGAVPGKVLRSGRDTRTVSTR from the coding sequence ATGCTTGATCATGTCATCCGTGGCGCGACGGTCGTCGATGGAACCGGCGCGCCCGCTTACACCGCCGACGTCGGCATCCGGGAGGGGCGTATCGCCGTCATCGGTGCCGTCACTGAGGAATCGCGCACGTCGGAGGAGGCTTCCGGGCTGGTCCTCGCCCCCGGCTTCGTCGATCCTCACACGCACTACGACGCCCAGCTGTTCTGGGATCCGTATGCCACGCCGTCCCTGAACCACGGGGTGACGACCGTTGCGGCCGGGAACTGCGGGTTCACGCTGGCCCCGTTGAACCCGGACCGCCCCGACGACGCCGACTACACGCGCCGCATGATGTCCAAGGTCGAGGGCATGTCGCTGGTCGCCCTGGAAGAGGGGGCGCCCTGGAGCTGGAACGGCTTCGGGGAGTATCTGGACGCCCTTGAGGGGCGGATCGCCGTCAACGCGGGCTTCATGGTGGGGCATTGTGCGCTGCGGCGGTATGTGATGGGTCCGGACGCCGTAGGCGGGCAGCCGACCGACGAGCAACTGGACGCCATGCTCCGCCTGTTCCATGAGGCGATGGACGCCGGTGCCTGGGGCTTCTCCACCACCCAGTCGTCCACCCACTCCGACGGCGACGGACAGCCGGTCGCCTCCCGGCATGCCGAGCCGGCGGAACTGCTGGCGCTGTCACGTGCCGTAGGCGAGCACGAGGGCACGCAGATCGAGGCGATCGTGGCGGGCTGCCTGGACCAGTTCAGCGACGCCGAGATCGACCTGCTGGCGGAGATGAGCGCGGCGGCCGGACGCCCCCTGAACTGGAACGTCCTGACCATCGACGCCGCCGTCCCCGAGCGCGTACCCCGGCAGCTGCTGGCGAGCGAGCAGGCGCGCAAGGCGGGCGGTCGGGTCGTCGCGCTCACCATGCCGATCCTCACGCCGATGAACATGTCCCTGGGCACGTTCTGCGCGCTGAACCTGATACCGGGGTGGGGCCCGATCCTGGGGCTGCCGGTCCCGGAGCGGATCGCCAGGCTGCGGGACGCGGACGTGCGGGCCGGGATGCTGCGCCGCGCCCAGTCCAAGGAGGCGGGCGTCTTCCGGCGGCTCGCGAACTTCGGGCGGTACGTCATCGGCGACACCTACAGCGAGGCGAACCGCGGGCTGAGCGGGCGGGTGGTCAGGGACATCGCCGAGGAGCGCGGCCTGGAACCCTTCCAGTGCCTGGTCGAGATCTGCGCCGCCGACGACCTGCGTACGGTCCTGTGGCCCATGCCCACCGACAACGACCCGGCGTCCTGGGCGCTGCGCGCCGAGACCTGGCAGCACGAGGACGTCCTGCTGGGCGGCTCCGACGCGGGCGCGCATCTGGACCGGATGTGCGGGGCCCCGTACACGACCCGGTTCCTCGGCGACTGTCTGCGCCGCCGGAAGCTGGTCGGCCTGGAGCAGGCGGTCAAGATGCTCACCGACGATCCGGCCCGGCTGTTCGGGCTGCGCGAGCGGGGACGGGTGGAGGAGGGCTTCCATGCGGACCTGGTGCTCTTCGACCCGGAACGGATCGACGCGGGTCAGGCCACCCTGGTGCACGACCTGCCGGGTGACAGCCCGCGGCTCGACGCCAGGGCGATCGGGATACGGGCCGTGTGGGTCAACGGGGTCGAGGCGATCCGGGACGACGTGGTGAGCGGCGCCGTACCCGGGAAGGTGCTCAGGTCGGGGCGGGACACGAGGACGGTGAGCACCCGGTGA
- a CDS encoding LLM class F420-dependent oxidoreductase: MQLPVQSQSTIYAEEWEAGAGPEDLAEIARSADRAGFDYVASCDHVAIPRRLAAAMSTVWYDPVATLAFLAGVTERVRLLSHVAVVGLRHPLLTAKQYATLDHLSGGRLILGVGAGHVREEFEALGIDFERRGAVLDENIDALRAALGPDEFPEHHGKLHDFEGLGQRPRPAQQNVPLWVGGSSPAAVRRAALKGDGWLPQGDPRDRLPAQIERIRRLREEAHIEGPFVIGAITEPLYVGAAAWDVGRRTLTGTPDALAESLHAYRAMGVHQIQVRFRCRSRTELTDQMAAFGAEVRTLL, translated from the coding sequence ATGCAGCTGCCCGTCCAGTCCCAGAGCACCATCTACGCCGAGGAGTGGGAGGCCGGGGCGGGCCCCGAGGACCTGGCGGAGATCGCCCGCAGCGCCGACCGGGCCGGCTTCGACTACGTCGCGAGCTGCGACCACGTGGCCATTCCACGGCGGCTGGCCGCCGCCATGAGCACGGTCTGGTACGACCCCGTGGCCACCCTCGCCTTCCTCGCGGGGGTGACCGAGCGGGTGCGGCTGCTCAGTCACGTGGCCGTCGTGGGGCTACGGCACCCCCTGCTCACCGCCAAGCAGTACGCCACCCTCGATCACCTCAGCGGCGGGCGGCTGATCCTCGGTGTCGGGGCCGGGCACGTGCGTGAGGAGTTCGAGGCGCTCGGCATCGACTTCGAGCGGCGCGGGGCCGTGCTCGACGAGAACATCGACGCCCTGCGCGCCGCCCTCGGCCCGGACGAGTTCCCCGAACACCACGGCAAGCTCCACGACTTCGAGGGCCTGGGCCAGCGGCCCAGGCCGGCCCAGCAGAACGTGCCCCTCTGGGTGGGCGGCTCCTCGCCCGCCGCCGTGCGCCGGGCCGCCCTCAAGGGCGACGGCTGGCTGCCGCAGGGCGATCCGCGCGACCGGCTGCCCGCACAGATCGAACGGATACGGCGACTGCGGGAAGAGGCACACATCGAGGGGCCGTTCGTGATCGGCGCGATCACCGAGCCCCTGTACGTCGGAGCGGCCGCCTGGGACGTCGGCCGCCGCACCCTCACCGGTACCCCGGACGCGCTCGCCGAGTCCCTGCACGCCTATCGCGCGATGGGGGTGCACCAGATCCAGGTGCGGTTCCGGTGCCGCAGCCGCACCGAACTCACCGACCAGATGGCGGCGTTCGGGGCGGAGGTGCGGACCCTGCTGTAG
- a CDS encoding BTAD domain-containing putative transcriptional regulator: protein MDGVPRVPEQRRSGSCAEPVALSFGVLGPVRARRGEVQLSTGSPQQRALLAALLLREGRTATAGELIDALWGEEPPSQALAALRTYASRLRKVLDPGILVSESGGYAVRGLAEGALDLAVAQELAAEAEKARGAGDLRHAREVLGRALALWDGEALAGVPGPYAETQRVRLEEWRLQLLESRLDMDLEQGCHAEAVSELTALTAAHPLRERLRELLMLALYRSGRQAEALAVYTDTRQLLADELGVDPRPGLRELQQRILRADPGLAQAPSPKAEPASTLVRPAQLPATVPDFTGRSAFVAELGEVLASAEGRVMAVSAVAGIGGVGKTTLAVHVAHQARATFPDGQLYVDLQGAGASSAEPETVLGSFLRALGTADSAIPDSLEERSALFRSVLDGRRVLVLLDNARDAAQVRPLLPGTEGCAALVTSRVRMVDLAGAHLVDLDVMSPDEALALFTRIVGAERVASERKAALDVVAACGFLPLAIRIAASRLAGRRTWTVSVLAAKLADERRRLDELQAGDLAVKATFELGYGALEPAQARAFRLLGLADGPDISVAAAAAVLDLPADETEDLLESLVDTSLLESAAPGRYRYHDLVRLYARACAERDEWPPGERDAAMSRLLDFYLATAAGVYAIERPGDRLVDHLAPTAHPAPAFADRHAAQDWLYAEAICLLACVTRSAGRPETLARAIDLLWAAHDLSESGANSKGYEATAQTVVEASRRLGDPRAEARALMTLVTVHLVIGRFEQADQEAERATLLAQEAQDLLPVCWASNARGIIALYQNRHADGEEHLSRAIEHFRTLGDRPGEASALCNLSRIHLATGRTNSAVALAREGIGVYDAMGNTMRGANARYALGLALTQSGELDSATDRLHESLEVFRDSRQRLWEGMSLFRLAEVDLAARRPAQAAANAETALTVLRGIGGEWRRGNVLTVLGRALSGIGQTGRARVCWQEAVGIYEDLGSDEAVEVRALLTPVRAA, encoded by the coding sequence ATGGACGGTGTACCGCGAGTGCCGGAGCAGAGGCGGTCCGGCTCCTGTGCGGAGCCTGTCGCGCTGAGCTTCGGCGTGCTCGGTCCGGTACGAGCCCGACGCGGCGAGGTGCAGCTCAGCACCGGCTCCCCGCAGCAACGCGCCCTGCTCGCCGCCCTGCTGCTGCGCGAGGGCCGCACGGCGACCGCGGGCGAGCTGATCGACGCCCTGTGGGGCGAGGAGCCGCCGTCGCAGGCGCTGGCGGCACTGCGCACCTACGCCTCCCGGCTGCGGAAGGTGCTGGACCCCGGGATCCTGGTGAGCGAGTCCGGCGGGTACGCGGTGCGCGGGCTCGCCGAGGGCGCGCTGGACCTGGCGGTGGCGCAGGAGCTGGCGGCCGAGGCGGAGAAGGCGCGGGGCGCCGGGGACCTGCGCCATGCGCGGGAGGTGCTGGGCCGCGCGCTGGCGCTGTGGGACGGCGAGGCGCTGGCCGGCGTACCGGGCCCGTACGCGGAGACCCAGCGGGTCCGGCTGGAGGAGTGGCGGCTGCAACTCCTCGAATCCCGTCTGGACATGGACCTGGAGCAGGGCTGCCACGCGGAGGCGGTGTCGGAGCTGACCGCCCTGACGGCCGCGCACCCCCTGCGCGAGCGGCTGCGCGAACTGCTGATGCTGGCGCTGTACCGCAGCGGCCGCCAGGCGGAGGCGCTGGCGGTGTACACGGACACCCGGCAACTGCTGGCGGACGAGCTCGGCGTGGATCCGCGTCCGGGCCTGCGTGAACTGCAGCAGCGGATCCTGCGGGCCGACCCGGGTCTGGCGCAGGCGCCGTCCCCGAAGGCCGAACCGGCCTCCACCCTCGTCCGCCCGGCCCAACTCCCGGCCACGGTCCCGGACTTCACCGGCCGTTCGGCCTTCGTGGCCGAGCTGGGCGAGGTGCTGGCCTCGGCGGAGGGCCGGGTGATGGCGGTGTCGGCGGTGGCGGGCATCGGAGGCGTGGGCAAGACCACGCTCGCCGTGCACGTCGCCCACCAGGCGCGGGCCACCTTCCCGGACGGGCAGCTGTACGTCGACCTCCAGGGCGCCGGCGCGAGTTCGGCGGAACCGGAGACGGTGCTCGGGTCCTTCCTGCGCGCGCTCGGCACCGCGGACTCGGCGATCCCGGACTCCCTGGAGGAACGCTCGGCGCTGTTCCGCTCGGTCCTGGACGGCCGCCGGGTGCTGGTCCTGCTGGACAACGCCCGGGACGCGGCCCAGGTACGACCCCTGCTCCCCGGCACGGAGGGCTGCGCGGCCCTGGTGACGTCACGGGTGCGGATGGTCGACCTGGCGGGCGCCCACCTCGTGGACCTCGACGTGATGTCCCCGGACGAGGCCCTGGCGCTCTTCACCAGGATCGTGGGCGCCGAGCGGGTGGCCTCGGAGCGGAAGGCCGCCCTGGACGTCGTGGCGGCGTGCGGGTTCCTTCCGCTGGCGATCCGCATCGCGGCCTCCCGGCTGGCGGGCCGCCGCACCTGGACCGTCTCCGTCCTCGCCGCCAAGCTGGCGGACGAACGCCGCCGCCTGGACGAACTGCAGGCCGGCGACCTGGCGGTCAAGGCCACCTTCGAACTGGGCTACGGCGCGCTGGAGCCGGCCCAGGCACGCGCGTTCCGTCTGCTGGGGCTCGCGGACGGCCCGGACATCTCGGTGGCGGCGGCCGCCGCGGTGCTGGACCTGCCGGCCGACGAGACGGAGGACCTGCTGGAGTCCCTCGTCGACACCTCCCTGCTGGAGTCGGCGGCTCCCGGCCGCTACCGGTACCACGACCTGGTCCGGCTCTACGCGCGTGCGTGCGCGGAGCGGGACGAGTGGCCGCCGGGCGAGCGCGACGCGGCGATGTCGCGGTTGCTGGACTTCTACCTGGCCACGGCGGCCGGGGTGTACGCGATCGAGCGGCCGGGGGACCGGCTGGTGGACCATCTGGCGCCGACCGCCCATCCGGCGCCGGCCTTCGCCGACCGCCACGCGGCACAGGACTGGCTGTACGCGGAGGCGATCTGCCTCCTGGCCTGCGTCACCCGGTCCGCGGGCCGGCCGGAGACCCTCGCCCGCGCCATCGACCTGCTGTGGGCCGCGCACGACCTGTCCGAGTCGGGCGCCAACTCCAAGGGATACGAGGCGACCGCACAGACCGTGGTGGAGGCGTCCCGACGGCTCGGCGATCCGCGGGCCGAGGCGCGTGCCCTGATGACACTGGTGACCGTCCATCTCGTGATCGGCCGTTTCGAGCAGGCGGATCAGGAGGCCGAGCGCGCCACCCTCCTCGCGCAGGAGGCGCAGGACCTTCTCCCGGTCTGCTGGGCGAGCAACGCACGCGGGATCATCGCGCTCTACCAGAACCGCCACGCCGACGGCGAGGAGCACCTCTCCCGGGCCATCGAGCACTTCCGCACGCTGGGCGACCGGCCCGGCGAGGCGAGCGCCCTGTGCAACCTCTCCCGCATCCACCTCGCCACCGGGCGGACGAACAGCGCGGTCGCGCTGGCCCGGGAGGGCATCGGCGTGTACGACGCGATGGGCAACACCATGCGGGGCGCGAACGCCCGGTACGCGCTCGGTCTGGCGCTCACGCAGAGCGGCGAGCTGGACTCCGCGACCGACCGGCTGCACGAGTCGCTGGAGGTGTTCCGGGACAGCCGCCAGCGCCTGTGGGAGGGCATGAGCCTGTTCCGGCTGGCCGAGGTCGATCTCGCCGCCCGGCGCCCCGCGCAGGCCGCGGCGAACGCCGAGACGGCGCTGACGGTGCTGCGCGGCATCGGCGGTGAGTGGCGGCGGGGCAACGTCCTGACCGTCCTGGGCCGTGCCCTCAGCGGCATCGGGCAGACGGGGCGGGCGCGGGTCTGCTGGCAGGAAGCCGTGGGAATCTACGAGGACCTGGGCTCCGACGAGGCCGTGGAGGTACGGGCGCTGCTGACACCGGTGCGGGCGGCCTGA
- a CDS encoding FadD3 family acyl-CoA ligase encodes MRGDVEWGSIPGLVRYAAKRYADTEAVVEGRTRISYAELGARVERAAAACIARGLLPGDRVAIWAPNSLDWIVAALGAVSAGAVLVPVNTRFKGAEAADVLRRSGARLLFVTGTFLGTSYVASLRRAVAEGPELPSLEQVVVLSDDAPADFRTWKDFLAGGDGVGPSDVRARAAAVDGSWPSDIVFTSGTTGRPKGAVITHAQTLRAYEVWCELAGLRQGDRYLIVNPFFHTFGYKAGVLACLMRGATMIPQPVFNIDTALANIAAERVSVLPGPPTLHQSLLDHPARTAHDLSALRLVVTGAAVVPLRLVERLRGELGVETVLTAYGLSEASGIVTMCRRGDEPTVIASTSGRAIPGTEVRVDAPPGEPGEVLVRGFNVMRGYYEDEAATAEVVTEDGWLRTGDVGVLDAAGNLRITDRIKDMFIVGGFNAYPAEIEQLLGLHPDVADVAVIGVPDPRLGEVGKAYVVRRPGAVLTQDDLIAWARREMANYKVPRQVEFLTELPRNASGKVVKGELRGRAR; translated from the coding sequence GTGCGCGGTGACGTGGAGTGGGGCAGCATTCCGGGACTCGTCCGGTACGCGGCGAAGCGGTACGCGGACACCGAGGCGGTGGTGGAGGGCCGTACCCGGATCTCGTACGCCGAACTGGGCGCCCGCGTCGAACGGGCGGCGGCCGCCTGCATCGCGAGGGGCCTCTTGCCGGGGGACCGGGTCGCGATCTGGGCCCCGAACTCGCTGGACTGGATCGTGGCGGCGCTGGGCGCGGTCTCGGCCGGGGCGGTCCTCGTGCCGGTCAACACGCGCTTCAAGGGCGCGGAGGCGGCGGACGTGCTGCGCAGGAGCGGAGCGCGGCTGCTCTTCGTGACCGGGACCTTCCTCGGGACCTCGTACGTGGCCTCGCTGCGGCGGGCGGTCGCGGAAGGGCCGGAACTGCCCTCGCTGGAGCAGGTGGTGGTGCTGTCGGACGACGCGCCCGCCGACTTCCGTACGTGGAAGGACTTCCTCGCGGGCGGGGACGGGGTGGGCCCGTCCGACGTGCGGGCGCGCGCGGCGGCGGTGGACGGATCCTGGCCGTCGGACATCGTCTTCACGTCCGGTACGACGGGCCGCCCCAAGGGCGCGGTGATCACCCACGCGCAGACGCTGCGGGCATACGAAGTGTGGTGCGAGCTGGCCGGGTTGAGGCAGGGCGACCGCTATCTGATTGTGAACCCGTTCTTCCACACCTTCGGCTACAAGGCCGGAGTACTGGCCTGTCTGATGCGCGGCGCGACGATGATTCCCCAGCCGGTGTTCAACATCGACACGGCCCTGGCCAACATCGCGGCGGAGCGGGTGTCGGTGCTCCCCGGCCCGCCCACTCTCCACCAGTCCCTCCTCGACCACCCCGCCCGCACCGCCCACGACCTCTCGGCGCTGCGGCTGGTGGTGACGGGCGCCGCGGTGGTGCCCCTGCGACTGGTGGAGCGGCTGCGCGGGGAGTTGGGCGTGGAGACGGTCCTGACGGCGTACGGCCTCTCGGAGGCCAGCGGCATCGTCACGATGTGCCGGCGGGGCGACGAACCCACGGTGATCGCGTCGACGTCCGGGCGGGCGATACCGGGCACCGAGGTGCGCGTCGATGCACCGCCCGGCGAGCCCGGCGAGGTCCTGGTACGCGGCTTCAACGTCATGCGCGGCTACTACGAGGACGAGGCGGCGACGGCCGAGGTGGTGACGGAGGACGGCTGGCTGCGGACGGGCGACGTGGGGGTCCTCGACGCGGCCGGCAACCTGCGCATCACCGACCGCATCAAGGACATGTTCATCGTCGGCGGCTTCAACGCCTACCCGGCGGAGATAGAGCAACTGCTGGGCCTGCACCCGGATGTGGCGGACGTCGCGGTGATCGGCGTACCGGATCCGCGGCTGGGGGAGGTCGGGAAGGCGTACGTGGTGCGGCGGCCGGGGGCCGTCCTGACCCAGGACGACCTGATCGCGTGGGCGCGGCGGGAGATGGCGAACTACAAGGTGCCCAGGCAGGTGGAGTTCCTGACGGAACTGCCCAGGAACGCGAGCGGGAAGGTGGTCAAGGGGGAACTGCGGGGGCGGGCGCGCTGA
- a CDS encoding LLM class flavin-dependent oxidoreductase, translated as MEFGLFVQGYVGKRAETDPLAEHKALMEETEYVIQADTSGFKYAWASEHHFLEEYSHLSANDVFLGYLAHATERIHLGSGIFNPLAQVNHPVKVAEKVAMLDHLTGNRFEFGSGRGAGSHEILGFIPGVTDMNYTKEIWEETIAEFPKMWLQDEYVGFQGKHWQLPPRKILPKPYGKSHPAMWYAAGSPPSYAMAARKGLGVLGFSIQKVSDMEWVLEQYKTAVVNAEPVGDFVNDNVMVTTTAICAPTHAEAIDIAVHGGLHYLPSLVFRYHDTFPRPEGFPVWPETLPEYTAEFVELLIEEELLICGDPDEVFTQCKRWEQAGADQLSFGLPVGVPKEETLQTIRLIGEHVIPKIDTDPVHRTSRFRAAV; from the coding sequence TTGGAATTCGGGCTCTTTGTACAGGGATACGTGGGCAAGCGCGCCGAGACCGACCCGCTCGCCGAGCACAAGGCGCTCATGGAGGAGACCGAGTACGTCATCCAGGCGGACACGTCGGGCTTCAAGTACGCCTGGGCGTCCGAGCACCACTTCCTGGAGGAGTACTCGCACCTCTCCGCCAACGATGTGTTCTTGGGGTACCTCGCTCACGCGACCGAGCGCATCCACCTCGGTTCGGGGATCTTCAACCCCCTCGCCCAGGTCAACCACCCGGTGAAGGTCGCCGAGAAGGTCGCCATGCTCGACCATCTCACCGGCAACCGCTTCGAGTTCGGCAGCGGGCGCGGGGCCGGCTCGCACGAGATCCTCGGGTTCATACCGGGCGTGACGGACATGAACTACACCAAGGAGATCTGGGAAGAGACCATCGCCGAGTTCCCGAAGATGTGGTTGCAGGACGAGTACGTCGGCTTCCAGGGCAAGCACTGGCAGCTGCCGCCGCGGAAGATCCTGCCCAAGCCGTACGGGAAGTCGCACCCGGCGATGTGGTACGCGGCCGGGTCGCCGCCGTCGTACGCCATGGCCGCCCGCAAGGGGCTCGGAGTGCTGGGGTTCAGCATCCAGAAGGTCTCCGACATGGAGTGGGTGCTGGAGCAGTACAAGACGGCGGTCGTGAACGCCGAGCCGGTCGGGGACTTCGTCAACGACAACGTGATGGTGACGACGACGGCGATCTGCGCGCCGACCCATGCCGAGGCGATCGACATCGCCGTGCACGGGGGGCTGCACTATCTCCCCTCGCTGGTGTTCCGGTACCACGACACGTTTCCCCGCCCCGAGGGGTTCCCGGTGTGGCCGGAGACCCTGCCGGAGTACACGGCGGAGTTCGTGGAGCTGCTCATCGAGGAGGAGCTGCTGATCTGCGGTGACCCCGACGAGGTGTTCACGCAGTGCAAGCGGTGGGAGCAGGCCGGGGCCGACCAGCTGAGCTTCGGGTTGCCGGTGGGGGTGCCGAAGGAGGAGACGTTGCAGACGATTCGGCTCATCGGGGAGCACGTGATTCCGAAGATCGACACGGATCCTGTCCACCGGACCTCGCGGTTCCGGGCTGCCGTGTAA
- a CDS encoding amidohydrolase family protein, with amino-acid sequence MDTQPTAQTTFPLIISVDDHTVEPADVWQSRLPEKYRDAGPRIVRAPLKEMTFLGGRFRPVMGKPGDEGPLGDWWVYEDLHRPLTRLDTAVGYSRDDIKLEVITYEQMRPGSYDVPQRLADMDVNHVQSAVCFPTFPRFCGQTFTEAKDHELGLLCVQAYNDWMVEEWCGPAAQGRLIPLTLIPLWDAELAAAEVRRNAARGVRAVAFSEIPPHLGLPSVHSDDWDPFLAACDETGTVVAMHIGSSSRMPSTSKDAPPAVGSTITFANCCFSMVDWLMSGKFERFPNLKVMYAEGQIGWIPYILERADVVWEENRGWGGVADKVHRPPSELFAEHVYGCFFDDAFGLRNLDSIGLGNVLYETDYPHSDSTWPKSREVGEAQMGHLEAQVVERIVRGNAIELLGLTPEGLWAR; translated from the coding sequence ATGGACACGCAACCCACCGCGCAGACCACGTTTCCGCTGATCATCTCCGTCGACGACCACACGGTGGAGCCCGCCGACGTCTGGCAGAGCCGCCTCCCGGAGAAGTACCGGGACGCCGGCCCGCGCATAGTCCGCGCACCGCTGAAGGAAATGACCTTCCTGGGCGGGCGCTTCCGGCCGGTCATGGGCAAACCGGGCGACGAGGGTCCGCTCGGCGACTGGTGGGTCTACGAGGATCTGCACCGCCCCCTCACCCGCCTGGACACGGCGGTCGGTTACAGCAGGGACGACATCAAGCTGGAGGTGATCACCTACGAGCAGATGCGGCCCGGCTCGTACGACGTCCCGCAGCGCCTCGCCGACATGGACGTCAACCACGTCCAGTCCGCCGTCTGCTTCCCGACCTTCCCCCGCTTCTGCGGTCAGACCTTCACCGAGGCCAAGGATCACGAGCTGGGCCTGCTCTGCGTGCAGGCCTACAACGACTGGATGGTGGAGGAGTGGTGCGGCCCGGCGGCCCAGGGGCGGCTCATCCCCCTCACGCTCATACCCCTCTGGGACGCGGAACTCGCCGCCGCCGAGGTGCGGCGCAACGCGGCCCGCGGTGTCCGGGCCGTCGCCTTCTCCGAGATACCCCCGCACCTCGGCCTGCCGTCCGTCCACTCCGACGACTGGGACCCCTTCCTCGCGGCCTGCGACGAGACCGGCACGGTCGTCGCCATGCACATCGGCTCCAGCAGCCGGATGCCGTCGACGTCCAAGGACGCGCCGCCCGCGGTGGGTTCGACCATCACCTTCGCCAACTGCTGCTTCTCGATGGTGGACTGGCTGATGAGCGGCAAGTTCGAGCGCTTCCCCAACCTCAAGGTCATGTACGCCGAGGGGCAGATCGGCTGGATCCCCTACATCCTGGAGCGCGCCGACGTCGTCTGGGAGGAGAACCGCGGCTGGGGCGGCGTCGCCGACAAGGTTCACCGCCCGCCGTCCGAACTGTTCGCCGAGCACGTCTACGGCTGCTTCTTCGACGACGCCTTCGGCCTGAGGAACCTCGACTCCATCGGCCTGGGCAACGTCCTGTACGAGACCGACTACCCCCACTCCGACTCCACCTGGCCCAAGTCCCGCGAGGTCGGCGAGGCGCAGATGGGGCACCTGGAGGCGCAGGTGGTGGAGCGGATCGTGCGGGGCAACGCCATCGAGCTGCTGGGGCTCACCCCCGAAGGGCTCTGGGCGCGGTGA